The following proteins are co-located in the Pseudomonas antarctica genome:
- the serC gene encoding 3-phosphoserine/phosphohydroxythreonine transaminase — MSKRAYNFCAGPAALPEAVLQRAQGELLDWHGKGLSVMEMSHRSDEFVSIATKAEQDLRDLLDIPSNYKVLFLQGGASQQFAQLPLNLLPEGGTADYIDTGIWGQKAIEEASRYGHVNVAGTAKPYDYFAIPGQNEWKLSKDAAYVHYVANETIGGLEFDWVPEVGDVPLVCDMSSDILSRPIDVSQYGMIYAGAQKNIGPSGILVNIIREDLLGRARSLCPTMLNYKVAADNGSMYNTPPAFAWYLSGLVFEWLKEQGGVAAMGKLNEEKKRTLYDFIDASGLYSNPINLTDRSWMNVPFRLADDRLDKPFLAGADARGLLNLKGHRSVGGMRASIYNAVDINAIKALISYMAEFEKEHG; from the coding sequence GTGAGCAAGAGAGCCTATAACTTCTGTGCCGGTCCCGCGGCGCTTCCTGAAGCAGTCCTGCAGCGCGCGCAGGGTGAACTCCTCGACTGGCATGGAAAAGGCCTCTCCGTGATGGAAATGAGCCATCGCAGCGATGAGTTCGTGTCCATTGCCACCAAGGCCGAGCAGGATCTGCGCGACTTGCTGGACATCCCCTCCAACTACAAAGTGTTGTTCCTGCAAGGCGGGGCAAGCCAGCAGTTTGCCCAACTGCCGCTGAACCTGCTGCCGGAAGGCGGCACTGCCGACTATATCGACACCGGTATCTGGGGCCAGAAGGCCATTGAAGAGGCCTCCCGTTACGGTCATGTCAATGTGGCGGGCACCGCCAAGCCTTACGACTACTTCGCCATTCCGGGTCAGAACGAGTGGAAGTTGTCGAAGGATGCGGCCTACGTTCACTACGTAGCGAACGAAACCATCGGCGGCCTGGAATTCGACTGGGTGCCTGAAGTGGGTGACGTTCCGTTGGTGTGCGACATGTCCTCGGACATTCTCTCGCGCCCGATCGATGTGTCCCAATACGGCATGATCTACGCCGGTGCGCAGAAGAACATCGGCCCGAGCGGTATCCTGGTCAACATCATCCGTGAAGACCTGCTGGGTCGTGCGCGCTCGCTGTGTCCGACCATGCTCAACTACAAGGTCGCGGCCGATAACGGTTCGATGTACAACACCCCGCCAGCGTTTGCATGGTATCTCTCGGGCCTGGTGTTCGAGTGGCTGAAAGAGCAGGGCGGCGTGGCTGCCATGGGCAAGCTTAACGAAGAGAAGAAGCGCACGCTGTACGACTTCATCGACGCCAGCGGCCTGTACAGCAACCCGATCAACCTGACCGACCGCTCGTGGATGAACGTACCGTTCCGCCTGGCTGACGACCGTCTGGACAAGCCATTCCTGGCCGGTGCCGATGCGCGCGGCTTGCTGAACCTCAAGGGCCACCGTTCGGTAGGTGGCATGCGCGCCTCCATCTACAACGCTGTCGATATCAACGCCATCAAGGCGCTGATTTCCTACATGGCAGAGTTCGAAAAGGAACACGGCTAA
- the pheA gene encoding prephenate dehydratase, with the protein MSEQELKALRVRIDSLDEKVLELISERARCAQEVARVKMASLAEGEVPVFYRPEREAQVLKRVMERNQGPLGNEEMARLFREIMSSCLALEQPLKVAYLGPEGTFTQAAAMKHFGHAVISKPMAAIDEVFREVAAGAVNFGVVPVENSTEGAVNHTLDSFLEHDMVICGEVELRIHHHLLVGENTKTDSISRIYSHAQSLAQCRKWLDAHYPNVERVAVSSNAEAAKRVKGEWNSAAIAGDMAAGLYGLTRLAEKIEDRPDNSTRFLMIGSQEVPPTGDDKTSIIVSMSNKPGALHELLVPFHDNGIDLTRIETRPSRSGKWTYVFFIDFVGHHRDPLVKGVLEKISQEAVALKVLGSYPKAVL; encoded by the coding sequence ATGTCTGAGCAAGAACTCAAGGCCCTGCGCGTACGCATTGACAGCCTGGATGAGAAAGTCCTGGAGCTGATCAGTGAGCGCGCGCGGTGCGCCCAGGAAGTAGCACGGGTAAAAATGGCCTCACTGGCTGAAGGCGAAGTGCCGGTGTTCTACCGGCCTGAGCGCGAAGCCCAGGTGCTCAAGCGCGTAATGGAGCGCAACCAGGGCCCGCTGGGCAACGAGGAGATGGCGCGGTTGTTCCGTGAAATCATGTCGTCGTGCCTGGCGCTGGAGCAGCCGCTGAAAGTGGCGTATCTCGGCCCTGAAGGCACCTTCACCCAAGCGGCGGCCATGAAGCACTTCGGCCACGCCGTGATCAGCAAGCCAATGGCAGCGATCGACGAAGTGTTTCGTGAAGTGGCGGCCGGTGCGGTGAATTTTGGCGTGGTGCCGGTGGAAAACTCCACCGAAGGCGCAGTCAACCACACGCTGGACAGCTTCCTTGAGCACGACATGGTGATCTGCGGCGAAGTCGAGTTGCGCATCCACCACCACTTGCTGGTGGGCGAGAACACCAAGACCGACAGCATCAGCCGGATCTATTCCCACGCTCAATCGCTGGCTCAATGCCGTAAGTGGCTGGACGCGCATTACCCGAATGTCGAGCGCGTGGCGGTGTCCAGCAACGCCGAAGCGGCCAAGCGGGTCAAGGGTGAGTGGAATTCGGCGGCGATTGCCGGCGATATGGCCGCTGGCCTGTATGGCCTGACGCGCCTGGCCGAGAAAATCGAGGATCGCCCGGACAACTCCACGCGTTTCCTGATGATCGGCAGCCAGGAAGTGCCGCCGACCGGCGACGACAAGACTTCGATCATCGTCTCCATGAGCAACAAGCCCGGTGCGCTGCATGAGCTGCTGGTGCCGTTCCACGATAACGGGATTGACCTGACGCGAATCGAGACACGCCCTTCGCGCAGCGGTAAATGGACGTATGTGTTCTTTATCGACTTCGTCGGCCACCACCGCGACCCACTGGTTAAAGGTGTGCTGGAGAAAATCAGTCAGGAAGCCGTGGCACTCAAGGTGCTGGGCTCTTACCCGAAAGCGGTTTTGTGA
- the hisC gene encoding histidinol-phosphate transaminase has translation MSGNFLALAQPGVQQLSPYVPGKPVDELARELNLDPSRIVKLASNENPLGPSPKVLAAIHEALAELTRYPDGNGFALKSLLAENCRVELNQVTLGNGSNDILELVGRAYLAPGLNAVFSEHAFAVYPIVTQAVGADARVIPAKDWGHDLPAMLAAIDAQTRVVFIANPNNPTGTWFDAQALNDFLQDVPEHVLVVLDEAYIEYAEGSDLPDGLDFLAAYPNLLVSRTFSKAYGLASLRVGYGLSTAVVADVLNRVRQPFNVNSLALAAACAAVKDAEYLEESRRINETGMLQLQEGFRELGLGWIPSKGNFICVDLGQVAAPVFQGLLREGVIVRPVANYGMPNHLRITIGLPAENARFLEALAKVLARG, from the coding sequence ATGAGTGGCAACTTCCTCGCCCTGGCTCAGCCGGGCGTGCAACAACTGTCGCCTTACGTGCCGGGCAAGCCTGTGGACGAGCTGGCGCGTGAGTTGAACCTGGACCCGTCCAGGATCGTAAAGCTGGCCAGTAACGAAAACCCGTTGGGCCCGAGCCCAAAGGTGTTGGCGGCGATTCATGAGGCGTTGGCCGAGCTGACCCGCTACCCGGACGGCAATGGTTTTGCCCTCAAGTCCCTGCTGGCCGAAAACTGCCGGGTTGAGCTGAACCAGGTGACCCTGGGTAACGGCTCCAACGACATTCTTGAGCTGGTCGGCCGCGCCTATCTGGCGCCTGGCCTGAACGCGGTGTTCAGCGAGCACGCGTTCGCCGTCTATCCGATCGTAACGCAGGCGGTCGGTGCCGACGCGCGTGTTATTCCTGCCAAGGACTGGGGGCATGACCTGCCGGCCATGCTGGCGGCCATCGACGCGCAAACCCGCGTGGTGTTTATCGCCAACCCGAACAACCCGACCGGTACCTGGTTCGACGCTCAGGCGCTGAACGACTTCCTGCAAGACGTGCCGGAGCATGTGCTGGTGGTGCTGGACGAGGCCTACATCGAGTACGCCGAAGGCAGCGACCTGCCGGATGGCCTGGATTTCCTGGCCGCTTACCCCAACCTGCTGGTGTCGCGCACTTTCTCCAAGGCCTATGGCCTGGCGTCGTTGCGGGTCGGTTACGGCTTGTCCACCGCGGTGGTGGCCGACGTGCTGAACCGCGTGCGCCAACCGTTCAACGTCAACAGCCTTGCCCTGGCGGCGGCCTGTGCGGCGGTGAAGGATGCCGAGTACCTCGAAGAAAGTCGTCGCATCAATGAAACCGGCATGCTGCAACTGCAGGAAGGTTTCCGTGAGCTGGGGCTGGGCTGGATCCCTTCCAAGGGCAACTTCATTTGCGTCGACCTTGGCCAAGTGGCCGCGCCTGTGTTCCAGGGCCTGCTGCGCGAAGGCGTGATCGTGCGCCCGGTGGCCAACTACGGCATGCCGAACCACCTGCGTATCACCATTGGCTTGCCGGCAGAAAACGCCCGCTTCCTGGAGGCGTTGGCCAAGGTTCTGGCTCGTGGTTGA
- a CDS encoding bifunctional prephenate dehydrogenase/3-phosphoshikimate 1-carboxyvinyltransferase: MIGRLVVVGLGLIGGSFAKGLRESGLCGEVVGVDLDPQSRKLAVELGVVDRCEADLAVACQGADVIQLAVPILAMEKLLALLADMDLGQAILTDVGSAKGNVVRAAHLAFGGMPARFVPGHPIAGSEQSGVEASNAQLFRRHKVILTPLEQTDPAALAVVDRLWRELGADVEHMQVERHDEVLAATSHLPHLLAFGLVDSLAKRNENLDIFRYAAGGFRDFTRIAGSDPVMWHDIFLANREAVLRTLDTFRSDLDALRDAVDAGDGHQLLGVFTRARVAREHFSKILARRAYMETAVNADELNFLANPGGRLSGKIRVPGDKSISHRSIMLGSLADGVTEIEGFLEGEDALATLQAFRDMGVVIEGPHHGRVTIHGVGLHGLKPAPGPIYLGNSGTSMRLLSGLLAAQSFDSVLTGDASLSKRPMSRVADPLREMGAVIETGPLGRPPLTIRGGQALKGFTYALPMASAQVKSCLLLAGLYAEGKTSVIEPAPTRDHTERMLRGFGYPVVVEGAMASVESGHALTATHIEVPGDISSSAFFLVAASIAEGSELLLEHVGINPTRTGVIDILRLMGADIALENLREVGGEPVADLRVRAAALKGIEIPEALVPLAIDEFPVLFVAAACAEGRTVLRGAQELRVKESDRIQVMADGLLALGVKCEPTPDGIIIDGGLLGGGEVLAHGDHRIAMAFSVASLRATAPIRIRDCANVATSFPNFLTLCAQVGIRVAQEAQL; the protein is encoded by the coding sequence ATGATCGGTCGCCTGGTGGTGGTCGGTCTGGGGTTGATTGGTGGCTCCTTCGCCAAAGGCCTGCGTGAAAGCGGGTTGTGTGGCGAAGTGGTCGGTGTTGACCTGGACCCGCAATCGCGCAAGCTGGCGGTTGAGTTGGGCGTGGTGGATCGCTGTGAAGCTGACCTGGCTGTCGCTTGCCAGGGGGCTGATGTGATCCAGCTCGCCGTGCCAATTCTGGCGATGGAAAAGTTGCTGGCCTTGCTGGCCGATATGGACTTGGGGCAGGCGATCCTGACGGACGTCGGCAGTGCCAAGGGCAATGTGGTGCGCGCTGCGCACCTGGCCTTTGGCGGCATGCCTGCGCGCTTTGTACCGGGCCATCCGATTGCCGGCTCCGAGCAGAGCGGGGTGGAAGCCTCCAATGCGCAGCTGTTCCGTCGCCATAAGGTGATCCTGACGCCGCTTGAGCAAACCGATCCGGCCGCGTTGGCTGTGGTGGATCGTCTTTGGCGCGAGCTGGGTGCGGATGTCGAGCATATGCAGGTCGAGCGCCACGACGAAGTGCTGGCGGCGACCAGCCATTTGCCGCATTTACTGGCGTTTGGTTTGGTGGATTCCCTGGCCAAACGTAACGAGAACCTCGACATTTTCCGCTACGCCGCCGGTGGCTTCCGTGATTTCACGCGGATTGCCGGCAGCGACCCGGTGATGTGGCACGACATCTTCCTCGCCAATCGCGAAGCGGTGTTGCGCACGCTGGACACCTTCCGCAGTGACCTCGATGCCTTGCGCGACGCGGTCGATGCCGGGGATGGCCATCAATTGTTGGGCGTATTCACTCGGGCGCGGGTGGCACGCGAGCATTTCAGCAAGATCCTGGCTCGCCGGGCTTATATGGAAACTGCAGTGAACGCCGATGAGCTGAACTTTCTCGCCAACCCGGGCGGCCGCTTGAGCGGGAAAATCCGGGTGCCAGGCGACAAGTCGATCTCGCATCGCTCGATCATGCTGGGTTCGTTGGCCGATGGCGTGACCGAGATCGAAGGTTTCCTCGAAGGTGAGGATGCGCTCGCGACGTTGCAGGCATTTAGGGACATGGGTGTCGTGATTGAAGGGCCCCACCACGGGCGCGTGACCATTCATGGCGTAGGCCTGCATGGCCTGAAGCCTGCGCCGGGGCCGATCTACCTGGGTAACTCCGGGACGTCGATGCGCCTGTTGTCCGGCTTGCTGGCGGCGCAAAGCTTCGACAGTGTCCTGACGGGTGACGCTTCGCTGTCCAAGCGCCCGATGAGTCGCGTGGCCGACCCGTTGCGGGAGATGGGGGCAGTGATCGAAACCGGACCTCTGGGGCGTCCGCCGTTGACTATTCGCGGTGGTCAGGCCTTGAAAGGGTTTACTTATGCGCTGCCGATGGCCAGTGCTCAGGTTAAATCCTGTCTGTTGCTTGCCGGGTTGTATGCCGAGGGTAAAACGTCGGTGATCGAGCCTGCGCCGACCCGTGACCACACTGAGCGAATGCTGCGGGGTTTCGGCTACCCGGTGGTGGTGGAGGGGGCGATGGCGTCGGTGGAATCTGGCCATGCGCTGACGGCTACGCATATAGAGGTGCCAGGGGATATTTCCTCTTCGGCATTCTTCCTGGTAGCGGCGTCGATTGCCGAAGGCTCCGAATTGCTGCTGGAGCATGTCGGTATCAACCCGACGCGTACCGGGGTAATCGATATTCTGCGGTTGATGGGGGCGGACATCGCCCTGGAAAACCTGCGGGAAGTTGGCGGTGAGCCGGTGGCTGACCTGCGGGTGCGTGCCGCTGCGCTAAAGGGGATCGAAATTCCCGAAGCGTTGGTGCCGTTGGCTATTGATGAGTTCCCGGTGCTGTTTGTTGCCGCCGCCTGTGCTGAGGGGCGCACGGTATTGCGCGGTGCCCAGGAGCTTCGGGTCAAAGAGTCTGACCGTATTCAGGTCATGGCCGACGGTCTGCTGGCATTGGGCGTGAAGTGTGAACCGACGCCTGATGGGATTATCATTGATGGTGGCCTGCTGGGCGGCGGTGAAGTGCTTGCCCATGGTGATCACCGGATTGCCATGGCATTCAGCGTGGCTTCCCTGCGGGCGACCGCACCGATTCGTATCCGTGACTGTGCCAACGTAGCTACATCTTTTCCGAATTTTCTTACACTGTGTGCCCAAGTCGGCATCCGTGTTGCCCAAGAGGCTCAATTGTGA
- the cmk gene encoding (d)CMP kinase encodes MNIKAPVITIDGPSGSGKGTIAGILAKRLGWCLLDSGALYRLLAFAARNHGVDLTNEESLKLLAAHLDVQFVGATEGHPQRIILEGDDVTDDLRNEQVGSWASQVAALPAVRDALLQRQRAFQEPPGLVADGRDMGTVVFPDAPLKIFLTASAEERARRRYLQLKGKVDGVSLSSLLDEIRARDERDTQRAVAPLKPAADAIQLDSTELSIEQVLERILSEIAIRDIAG; translated from the coding sequence GTGAATATCAAAGCACCGGTGATTACCATCGACGGGCCGAGCGGCTCGGGCAAAGGCACGATCGCCGGCATCCTGGCCAAGCGCCTGGGCTGGTGCCTGCTGGATTCCGGCGCGCTGTACCGCCTGCTGGCATTTGCCGCACGCAACCATGGCGTCGACCTGACCAACGAAGAATCCTTGAAGTTGCTGGCGGCGCATCTTGATGTGCAGTTCGTCGGCGCGACGGAAGGTCATCCCCAGCGCATTATCCTGGAAGGGGATGATGTGACGGATGACCTGCGTAACGAACAAGTCGGCTCCTGGGCTTCCCAGGTTGCCGCGCTGCCGGCCGTGCGTGACGCGTTGCTGCAGCGCCAGCGGGCTTTTCAGGAGCCGCCGGGCCTGGTGGCCGATGGCCGCGATATGGGCACCGTCGTGTTTCCGGATGCGCCGTTGAAGATTTTCCTGACCGCCAGCGCCGAGGAGCGGGCTCGCCGCCGTTACTTGCAGTTGAAGGGCAAAGTCGATGGTGTTAGTCTGTCGAGTCTGCTAGATGAGATCCGTGCACGCGATGAGCGTGATACCCAGCGTGCGGTAGCCCCGCTCAAGCCGGCGGCTGACGCCATACAGCTGGATTCCACGGAGTTGTCCATCGAGCAGGTGCTGGAACGCATCTTGAGTGAAATCGCCATTCGCGATATCGCCGGGTGA
- the rpsA gene encoding 30S ribosomal protein S1, producing the protein MSESFAELFEESLKTLNLQAGSIITGVIVDIDYQARWVTVHAGLKSEALIPLEQFYNDAGDLTINVGDEVHVALDSVEDGFGETKLSREKAKRAECWIVLEAAFAAEEVVKGVINGKVKGGFTVDVNGIRAFLPGSLVDVRPVRDTTHLEGKELEFKVIKLDQKRNNVVVSRRSVLEAENSAEREALLESLQEGQQVKGIVKNLTDYGAFVDLGGVDGLLHITDMAWKRIKHPSEIVNVGDEIDVKVLKYDRERNRVSLGLKQLGEDPWVAIKARYPESTRVTARVTNLTDYGCFAELEEGVEGLVHVSEMDWTNKNIHPSKVVQVGDEVEVMVLDIDEERRRISLGIKQCKSNPWEDFSGQFNKGDKISGTIKSITDFGIFIGLDGGIDGLVHLSDISWNEVGEEAVRRFKKGDELDTVILSVDPERERISLGIKQLESDPFSEYVQENDKGAIVKGTVKEVDAKGAIITLADDIEATLKASEISRDRVEDARNVLKEGQEVEAKIISVDRKSRVIQLSIKSKDEIEEKEAIQSLRDKPASSEPSAGPTTLGDLLRAQMEKQN; encoded by the coding sequence ATGAGCGAAAGCTTTGCGGAACTCTTTGAAGAAAGCCTAAAAACCCTGAACCTTCAGGCAGGCTCCATCATCACCGGTGTTATCGTTGATATCGATTACCAAGCTCGCTGGGTAACCGTTCACGCTGGTCTGAAGTCTGAAGCTCTGATCCCGCTGGAACAGTTCTACAACGATGCTGGCGACCTGACTATCAATGTCGGTGACGAAGTTCACGTTGCTCTGGACTCGGTTGAAGACGGTTTCGGTGAAACCAAGCTGTCCCGTGAAAAAGCCAAGCGCGCTGAATGCTGGATTGTTCTCGAAGCAGCCTTCGCAGCTGAAGAAGTGGTCAAGGGCGTTATCAACGGTAAGGTTAAAGGCGGCTTCACTGTCGACGTTAACGGCATCCGTGCGTTCCTGCCAGGTTCTTTGGTCGACGTTCGTCCAGTGCGCGACACCACGCACCTGGAAGGCAAAGAACTCGAATTCAAGGTCATCAAGCTCGACCAGAAGCGCAACAACGTTGTCGTTTCCCGTCGCAGCGTCCTGGAAGCAGAGAACTCCGCCGAGCGTGAAGCTCTGCTGGAATCCCTGCAGGAAGGCCAACAAGTCAAAGGTATCGTCAAGAACCTCACCGATTACGGCGCATTCGTCGATCTGGGTGGCGTCGATGGCCTGCTGCACATTACCGACATGGCTTGGAAGCGTATCAAGCATCCTTCCGAAATCGTCAACGTTGGCGACGAGATCGATGTCAAGGTTCTGAAGTACGATCGTGAGCGTAACCGCGTTTCCCTGGGCTTGAAGCAGCTGGGCGAAGATCCATGGGTTGCTATCAAAGCGCGTTACCCAGAAAGCACTCGCGTAACCGCGCGTGTTACCAACCTGACCGACTACGGCTGCTTCGCTGAGCTGGAAGAAGGCGTGGAAGGCCTGGTACACGTTTCCGAAATGGACTGGACCAACAAAAACATCCACCCTTCGAAAGTCGTACAAGTCGGCGACGAAGTGGAAGTTATGGTTCTGGACATCGACGAAGAGCGTCGTCGTATCTCCCTGGGCATCAAGCAGTGCAAATCTAACCCATGGGAAGATTTCTCTGGCCAGTTCAACAAGGGCGATAAAATCTCCGGCACCATCAAGTCGATCACCGATTTCGGTATCTTCATTGGTCTGGACGGCGGCATCGACGGCCTGGTTCACCTGTCCGACATCTCCTGGAACGAAGTTGGCGAAGAAGCTGTTCGTCGTTTCAAGAAGGGCGACGAGCTGGACACCGTTATCCTGTCGGTTGACCCAGAGCGCGAGCGCATCTCCCTGGGTATCAAGCAACTGGAAAGCGATCCGTTCTCCGAGTACGTTCAAGAGAACGACAAAGGCGCAATCGTTAAGGGCACAGTGAAAGAAGTTGACGCTAAAGGCGCCATCATCACTCTGGCCGACGATATCGAAGCGACTCTGAAAGCCTCCGAAATCAGCCGTGACCGCGTTGAAGACGCGCGTAACGTTCTGAAAGAAGGCCAGGAAGTAGAAGCCAAGATCATCAGCGTTGACCGCAAGAGCCGCGTAATCCAGCTCTCCATCAAGTCGAAAGACGAGATCGAAGAGAAAGAAGCCATTCAGAGCCTGCGCGACAAGCCAGCCTCGTCTGAGCCTTCTGCTGGTCCTACCACTCTGGGCGACCTGCTGCGTGCACAGATGGAAAAACAGAACTAA
- the ihfB gene encoding integration host factor subunit beta — protein MTKSELIERIVTHQGLLSSKDVELAIKTMLEQMSQCLATGDRIEIRGFGSFSLHYRAPRVGRNPKTGQSVSLDGKFVPHFKPGKELRDRVNEDEEEGV, from the coding sequence ATGACGAAGTCGGAGTTGATCGAACGAATTGTCACCCATCAAGGGCTGCTTTCATCCAAGGATGTAGAGCTGGCTATCAAGACTATGCTCGAACAGATGTCCCAGTGTCTGGCTACCGGAGATCGAATTGAGATCCGTGGGTTTGGTAGCTTCTCCTTGCACTACCGCGCACCGCGTGTAGGTCGTAACCCGAAGACCGGGCAATCCGTCAGCCTCGACGGTAAGTTTGTGCCTCACTTCAAGCCGGGCAAGGAGTTGCGCGATCGTGTGAACGAAGACGAGGAAGAAGGCGTCTGA
- a CDS encoding lipopolysaccharide assembly protein LapA domain-containing protein, whose product MRGVKRAVLVLVALIIALVVLGFVLENQQSVSLSFFGWATAQMPVAVFVVAALIIGMLMGPLLGVGIARSRRQKTSTGGRI is encoded by the coding sequence ATGCGTGGGGTTAAGCGCGCTGTCCTGGTGCTGGTGGCATTGATTATTGCGCTGGTGGTTTTAGGCTTTGTGTTGGAAAACCAACAAAGCGTCTCTCTTTCGTTTTTCGGTTGGGCCACTGCCCAGATGCCCGTAGCTGTATTTGTAGTGGCGGCGCTGATTATTGGGATGCTGATGGGTCCACTGCTAGGCGTTGGGATTGCGCGTAGCCGGCGTCAGAAAACGAGCACAGGCGGACGCATCTAG